Proteins encoded in a region of the Anopheles aquasalis chromosome 2, idAnoAquaMG_Q_19, whole genome shotgun sequence genome:
- the LOC126577816 gene encoding zinc finger protein 62-like, with protein sequence MIQTMQQQQQQQQQQQQLTQVQTPIQQQSCRCEFCEYLQANRISLTGDHSFQCEFCGEGFSNQNSYNRHRCGSTDIQVYRCESCRHEYGTSRTMPTINSGEPRDKCDICNRNFDHSMLEDHGSCGPVPPPLQAPPPPPPISNSLASIETVPTMGAVAVPPPIGTANSSGVGNGNTNNLPASKSYNVPILLASVSSTSPAGTFRDTSNGGTSDLSAAASVRSIADSPMEHDIGTLDPFGSDSECISEYLGHESMSSGAYATTYCTGRKMECSLSESSGTNPGSLLPESAKTYFVLGNVELQQAVQPTTNNNSDIPATPVSQHSISATTGYHHRHMALQQQTVPPPLHHHHQQPPPLSLPNLLHHLAPKEYEVTSLQQYDDQHYDDEDYSTMSEDEAIVPTEPYAKSPNQDHAKTELPIQDTIVDTSTKTLLPPPVTTGHLGSTTNHYTMHELKPPMALGALGPIGPPARCVDEEEGGKCDSSSSLRAVGGLAQKSNVAGGLQEGGASRVGSTDRPHKCHICERSYRNQKNLKSHLKVHEGIRAYQCEICGKNFSGSSYLVIHRRRHTGERPFKCSTCGKAFVDSRALAVHTRLHSGERLKCEKCEKTFSSVSALTVHNRLHTGIHPYKCELCSKTFPQYNNLKHHMKKHDQPGPTEKKASSNGLCATSNSSNTTSSSSSSSNYSSVSSSAVEGQMHDPVAALSSVATVAPVPQPTQAMVPSSTTSNMFDFKCHICSKLYKSSAELQDHLSQHSKERPNQCEFCSKVFPRSSHLIIHRRRHTGERPFKCKYCDKAFVDSRALSVHTRLHTGERVKCEICEKTFASSSGLIVHRRIHTGIHPYKCDYCDKSFAQSTALKYHLKKHDTSSLPTTTSVAAGVVATVATGDAAGTATSSASIGSSSTQQTIPVSNGAGEATGGNDRYKCLTCGKLFRSSEYLVRHRRTHSGERPYQCEICGKHFSTMSYLVIHRRRHTSERPYKCTSCEKAFVDSRALQEHARLHTGDRVKCEICQKTYSSVSNLIVHRRIHSGIHPFECGSCGKSFAQKNALKYHLKKHNKPAEPTPKNE encoded by the exons TGCGAGTTCTGCGAGTATCTCCAGGCCAACCGTATCTCCCTCACCGGAGATCACTCCTTTCAGTGTGAGTTTTGTGGGGAAGGTTTTTCCAACCAAAACAGCTACAATCGGCACCGGTGCGGTAGCACCGACATACAGGTGTACCGTTGTGAAAGCTGTCGCCATGAGTACGGTACCTCGCGGACAATGCCCACGATCAACAGCGGTGAACCTCGTGACAAATGTGATATCTGCAATCGGAATTTCGATCATTCGATGCTAGAGGATCATGGGAGCTGTGGACCGGTACCTCCACCGCTGCAAgccccgccaccaccgccacctatCAGCAACTCATTAGCATCAATTGAAACAGTGCCAACGATGGGTGCAGTAGCTGTACCTCCTCCCATTGGGACCGCCAACAGCAGTGGCGTTGGGAATGGTAACACCAACAACCTTCCCGCTAGCAAATCATATAACGTACCGATCCTTTTGGCATCGGTTTCCTCCACATCACCAGCGGGAACGTTTCGAGATACATCCAATGGGGGAACCAGCGATctcagtgctgctgctagtgtccGTTCGATTGCCGACAGTCCGATGGAGCACGATATCGGTACGCTGGATCCGTTCGGATCGGACAGTGAGTGCATTAGTGAATACCTTGGCCACGAATCCATGTCATCCGGTGCGTACGCCACGACGTATTGCACTGGCAGAAAGATGGAATGCTCGCTGAGCGAATCTTCCGGCACCAATCCGGGCTCTTTACTACCGGAATCAGCCAAAACTTACTTCGTGCTCGGTAATGTCGAGCTCCAGCAAGCAGTACAACCGACCACCAACAATAACTCCGACATACCGGCGACACCAGTGTCTCAGCACAGCAttagcgccaccaccggttaTCACCATCGGCACATGGCACTacagcagcaaacagttcCTCCAccacttcaccaccatcaccagcaaccacctCCCTTGTCTTTGCCTAATCTGCTGCATCACTTGGCACCCAAAGAGTACGAGGTAACGAGCCTCCAGCAGTACGATGATCAGCactacgacgatgaagacTACTCCACCATGTCCGAAGATGAAGCTATTGTTCCAACA GAACCTTATGCGAAATCACCCAATCAGGACCACGCCAAAACGGAACTCCCAATACAGGATACGATCGTGGACACGAGCACCAAGACGTTGCTGCCCCCTCCGGTCACTACCGGTCATCTGGGCAGCACGACAAATCACTACACAATGCACGAGCTAAAGCCACCGATGGCGCTGGGTGCTCTAGGACCGATTGGACCACCGGCGCGCTGTGTtgacgaggaggagggagGCAAATGTGACTCATCGTCCTCACTCAGGGCAGTGGGAGGTCTGGCGCAAAAATCCAACGTCGCAGGAGGGCTCCAGGAAGGGGGCGCTTCCCGCGTTGGATCGACCGATCGTCCGCACAAGTGTCATATCTGTGAGCGTTCGTATCGGAATCAGAAGAACCTCAAGTCACACCTGAAGGTGCACGAGGGCATACGGGCGTATCAGTGTGAAATATGTGGAAAGAATTTTTCCGGTTCCAGCTACCTGGTCATTCACCGGAGGCGCCACACCGGCGAACGGCCCTTCAAGTGTTCCACCTGTGGCAAAGCGTTCGTCGATTCGCGTGCCCTCGCCGTCCACACGCGGCTACACAGTGGCGAACGGTTAAAGTGTGAAAAGTGCGAAAAGACGTTCTCCAGCGTCAGTGCACTCACCGTCCACAACCGGCTGCACACGGGCATTCATCCTTACAAATGCGAACTGTGCAGCAAAACGTTCCCTCAGTACAACAACTTGAAGCACCACATGAAGAAGCACGACCAGCCGGGGCCGACCGAGAAAAAGGCGTCCTCAAATGGCCTGTGTGCAACGAGCAATagtagcaacaccaccagcagcagcagcagcagcagcaactactcATCGGTGTCCAGTAGTGCAGTGGAGGGACAGATGCACGATCCTGTGGCTGCGTTGTCCAGTGTTGCTACAGTTGCACCCGTACCACAGCCTACTCAAGCGATGGTACCCAGCtcgaccaccagcaacatgtTTGACTTCAAATGCCACATCTGTAGTAAGCTGTACAAATCATCCGCCGAGCTGCAAGACCATCTTAGTCAGCACAGCAAAGAGCGACCGAATCAGTGTGAATTCTGCTCGAAGGTATTCCCACGGTCCTCGCATCTGATCATCCACCGGCGGCGTCACACCGGTGAGCGGCCGTTCAAGTGCAAATACTGTGACAAAGCGTTCGTCGATTCGCGGGCCCTCTCGGTGCACACGCGACTCCACACCGGGGAGCGCGTAAAGTGCGAAATTTGTGAGAAAACATTTGCCAGCTCCAGTGGACTGATCGTCCACCGACGCATTCACACCGGCATCCATCCGTACAAGTGTGACTATTGTGACAAATCGTTCGCCCAATCCACAGCCCTCAAGTATCATCTGAAGAAGCACGATACTTCCTCTTTGCCAACGACCACTAGCGTTGCCGCTGGCGTGGTTGCTACGGTTGCTAcgggtgatgctgctggtactgccaCAAGCAGTGCCTCTATCGGAAGCTCATCCACTCAGCAGACGATACCGGTCAGCAACGGCGCTGGTGAGGCAACCGGTGGAAACGATCGGTACAAATGTCTCACGTGTGGGAAGCTGTTCCGTTCCTCGGAATATCTGGTGCGCCATCGGCGTACACACAGCGGAGAGCGTCCGTATCAGTGCGAGATCTGCGggaaacacttttccaccATGAGCTATCTAGTCATCCACCGGCGTCGCCATACCTCGGAGCGACCGTACAAATGCACCTCTTGTGAGAAAGCGTTCGTGGATTCGCGCGCACTCCAGGAACACGCCCGGCTCCATACCGGTGATCGTGTCAAGTGTGAAATATGCCAAAAAACCTACTCCAGCGTGAGCAATTTGATCGTGCACCGGCGCATCCACAGCGGGATACATCCGTTCGAGTGTGGTAGCTGCGGTAAATCGTTCGCCCAAAAGAACGCCCTCAAGTATCACttgaaaaaacacaacaaaccagcGGAGCCGACGCCGAAAAACGAATAG